One genomic region from Syngnathus typhle isolate RoL2023-S1 ecotype Sweden linkage group LG17, RoL_Styp_1.0, whole genome shotgun sequence encodes:
- the LOC133169948 gene encoding BAH and coiled-coil domain-containing protein 1 isoform X3, translating into MEGRDFAAPAHLLSERGALVHRATSRIAPSGHSSVQHAGHFPAGKYYPSHIPMAPHSGGGLMGNSSASFMGTFLASSLGSPPSHPSHHSRPPSSPSSPSFRGGPHSSASQIWFSHSHEAAAGYPRFSGSLAHTFLPMSHLDHHANGGVLYGQHRFYDTQKENFYIRGLPSQPPLISTNHSLPPMSRAGSGLSQGPCSRERDPGGGASLLKGLKEGAVERGVGPVKDKERSNSKQEAKERQQQQQQHQQQQQQQQQQQQQQQQQQQQPQHHSQQSALPAHHHHHHSHSHQQHPHYPHHPMPLEEVNSRALERHKASLPMEYSKDPQIMGKPLSACLHNGKMQNGESANVAGPKTSMSSCGGEGTPLGTIAGGGNGHGRHMSSSGNSRCTKEGISGEMRISEQPSDCLERGQAPLHHTLSYSVAPPLQLGSTGGAHTHPHPHTHPHTHAHPGGFHCLQLHPSHPHHPHPSHHAHHHPEFFCPPAPAPLSNPASHDRGQANAGREPKVTGPTFVPSVADAGEKHGGPFQLGNPDFQIVGSGGGTTKDKNMVKNAGGGHHGSWHRKQQQQHQQQQQQQQQQQQQQQQQQQQQQQQQQQHTYRKTEKAPDWMQSHHHHLQASPLPPSIQQQPQQQPPQPQKQHQVVRSRSVECVNSAVDMDMFRSSMPQGPKTGHTVPHSVNTSPYRDCSHSGPPANPSALGNKNMSQHSASAGSCSLQRDGQKVARIRHQQHGRPGSDAPSSGDLNQGTVQEMKRKIELSVYGYSGNGGRQHHQQQPPVPQWAMRPPHHMAHNEEDQRKSYMELGSSTMQHSQQQQQRINPPPPPTTAPSVSQQQQQPQQQPDSQGSTRGESSAMKSLLKYSNQQQPQLLSQKTPFGGLGSLKSGPAGGSCALQINKQTLPSRKGPVSDNERPDYSGRHRDIGEAGHGEGEVRQPPVGIAVAVARQREPSCHLSDGHSSSRHGRVPPTVKGPAHTMYPSDPTTEQERKMMSGEQIGLTCLNRDRDAYLRDNKERVEFSRIHPSNSCHGDLTSHLMVPGGTSLQSGQLADPAAHSAHHHWMPRTGSPSLWMTGHSYGIGHTALHQNLPPGFSAAMPGPLQPVLPLPQDPSAQLVVLPTDAPTHPASHHLDVMEQQGLWPPVYGARGPASHMQHPTVYSRSQFLRQQELYALQQHQQLQHQHQSHQSQQAHAQPHQPQQQQQQHKAVHGMDMQHQAPHNQKRGVEPSVDLEELLPKPRTSKPSKPYSYNPLQRNTSPAGACTALLSPCCQSPSMHPHSKSTPATPCRAPSPAVTAPHSPTMSPARSQMPKEADPQVKRGEGQPPQNYPESLEPDLPPGYTYSAVTIGYRNGPSPQNIQLAEPADLEAIQSEPSEHAPQTLSSLGEGLDCQAVVRPLSEPLEPKEVDQGDQGGILERVLDQREEVEGAAVTVANYVSRENEAETQGASEEEVLVCPPADSPLCEAASCPVVPLCTDQAERAETVITLEDDEPMSEETQVEPAMSEEHTPGPGTIVELNTTTPAAPLEQCVEEIKDCKQKQQGNMLAADKAPLEMACLSPAAASVPSPSQATSTESHKPLVPCYWSLELLIAAAFCTDVPPFPLLPFNSTPAIPSQSNPCQGMELLSEVADLELQQKRHRSGESREEELLMFDLHSLATLATARLLETSPRAGNATCSGRQFPVRKTFNLRRKCSWTPRNEPVCQTKGSMETIDGPELEMRVKLAELQRHYKEKQRELAKLQRKHDHQKEETPRSPARRGPGRPRKKKPILTTSSVSSEGQRKVKPMVTGHSLTPEELGGGGDSQRRKKRLSCRAFEQLGSTQQIKAQGCKKGGPQSVLGSKLAADVAQLKQKSQAKKSLSGVRYRDKEVSPCNSKHGHRSQGDRRESGGHSDTAASVDSCPQESWAGEGHRGSKKETHGSAHRSKTRVRVHRGQRRESLGDSSNPESDSSEQGEEEEEGSNDSDEGQDLRVQPPRDVTSCSSVTGPSPSSIVKLEANQKARNKKQRQELYGSHTLSGTEGEVKVRKKNPGRLSPASAVKTHFEDHNARGVGGPRAPRPKEPRWGSHSNRGNRFRRSIGLPTFPTTSERLKRATRKSTILSGTIKRRNSWAPVSKTEDGSRGRRAKEHQTKGRAVSRLLESFAADEGFQMNSSSFSEEDDDEDNSDSGKKNPEVAVPNCVLTKELLTDGLKILVSKGDELLYAARIHTMDFPDIFSVTIDGERGNRAKIYSLEQLLREAVLDVRPESEAMLGEGTRVCAYWSERSRCLYPGYVRRGISTDEARPGVMVEFDDGDRGKISVPNIRLLPPGYQIRCEETSPAAYGPSSSQVKKSSSFNNTANDKFNTVSMVKSNQPLTLPKRRPGRPKGSGKKQKQQLAENANKNSSLFVAWPSLTSTRKRTSHNLFQLNGTQRKALRLREDDSFALTPIQPLASTQSKGLFSSSSFEVDSFSSIANGYSSFCTKSTGSRPYSSVGPKSGIYGQKRRPDELVAPRVKKSSQEFLVKLDHEGVTSPKTKNSKALLLRGGSSSLSGMPKTQGYSHPVLLVKDNKKGDNSRVELLLKGTTPQRKPPLLLGEYGDLGFSSHRECHSSYSDMDDEEEEEQERKRAALRLASGGLRTGGHFLSHLAVSSSSSGSSSSSSSGSISSSSLCSSDNDSSYSSEDEESSTLMLQNCLSSHRGLLQPSGASTSSRQHSFVAKALAVSNTKGPLDEHVSNSKSLKRKDCDSSISKSSREFVKKPRMLPDDISCIPRPKMSTFLARRQMWRWSGSPTQRRGLKGKAKKLFYKGIVRGKEAVKVGDCAVFLSAGRPNLPYIGKIENFWESWTSSMVVKVKWFYHPEETKQGKRQRDGKHALYQSCHEDENDVQTISHKCQVVSQEEYESLTRNQKPNSTVPDLYYLAGTYDPTTGQLVTAEGVSILC; encoded by the exons CCGCTGCGGGGTATCCTCGATTCTCAGGGAGTCTGGCCCACACTTTTCTTCCTATGAGCCACTTGGATCACCATGCCAATGGCGGAGTTCTCTATGGTCAACACCGTTTCTATGACACCCAAAAAG AGAACTTCTACATTCGAGGTCTCCCGTCACAGCCTCCTCTCATCTCGACTAATCACAGTCTGCCACCGATGTCCAGGGCGGGTTCGGGACTCTCCCAGGGGCCTTGCAGCAGAGAAAGAGATCCAGGTGGTGGAGCGAGTCTGCTCAAGGGTCTCAAAGAGGGAGCGGTGGAGAGGGGAGTTGGACCAGTCAAAGACAAGGAGAGGTCGAATAGCAAACAGGAGGCGAAGGAAAGacagcaacagcaacagcaacatcaacagcagcagcagcagcagcagcagcagcaacaacagcagcagcagcagcagcagcaaccgcAGCAccacagccagcaatctgcccTGCCCgcacaccaccatcaccaccattcCCACTCCCATCAGCAGCACCCACACTATCCCCACCATCCAATGCCCCTGGAGGAAGTTAACAGCCGGGCCCTGGAGAGGCACAAGGCGTCGCTCCCAATGGAATACAGCAAGGACCCACAAATTATGGGCAAGCCATTGAGCGCTTGTTTGCACAATGGCAAGATGCAAAATGGAGAGAGCGCAAATGTGGCTGGGCCCAAGACCTCTATGTCTAGTTGTGGAGGGGAGGGCACACCCTTGGGAACTATTGCAGGTGGAGGGAACGGTCACGGCAGACATATGAGCTCCAGCGGAAACAGCCGCTGCACCAAAGAAGGGATAAGTGGGGAGATGCGAATTAGCGAACAGCCCTCAGACTGCCTAGAAAGGGGGCAGGCGCCGCTTCACCACACTTTGTCCTACTCCGTAGCCCCACCCTTACAGTTGGGCTCCACTGGAGGGGcgcacacccacccacacccGCACACTCACCCCCATACGCATGCACACCCAGGAGGCTTCCATTGCCTTCAGCTTCACCCGAGCCACCCGCACCATCCACACCCTTCCCACCATGCTCACCATCACCCAGAATTCTTCTGTCCACCCGCTCCTGCCCCACTAAGTAACCCCGCCTCACACGACAGGGGGCAAGCAAATGCCGGGCGGGAACCTAAAGTCACAGGGCCTACATTTGTGCCGTCTGTGGCAGACGCAGGGGAAAAACATGGCGGACCATTTCAACTCGGGAACCCTGACTTCCAGATTGTAGGCAGTGGAGGGGGGACTACCAaggacaaaaacatggtaaagAATGCAGGTGGTGGACACCACGGTAGTTGGCATagaaaacagcagcagcagcaccagcagcagcagcagcagcagcagcaacaacaacaacaacaacaacaacaacagcagcagcagcagcagcagcaacaacagcacaCGTACAGAAAAACAGAGAAGGCTCCAGACTGGATGCAGTCGCATCACCACCATCTCCAAGCCTCTCCGCTTCCCCCATCTATCCAACaacaaccacaacaacaacCTCCACAACCCCAGAAGCAGCACCAGGTTGTCCGCTCACGCAGTGTTGAGTGTGTAAACAGCGCTGTTGACATGGACATGTTCCGATCCTCAATGCCCCAGGGACCCAAAACTGGACACACTGTCCCGCATTCTGTCAACACTTCACCTTATAGAGACTGTTCCCATTCAGGACCCCCAGCAAATCCCTCCGCACTTGGAAACAAAAATATGAGTCAGCATAGCGCTTCTGCCGGTAGCTGCTCCTTACAGAGAGATGGCCAAAAGGTGGCCAGGATTCGCCACCAGCAGCACGGGCGACCTGGTTCTGATGCTCCGTCTTCGGGTGACCTCAACCAGGGGACGGTGCaggagatgaaaagaaaaattgaactGTCAGTTTATGGTTACAGTGGCAACGGTGGGCGgcagcaccaccagcagcagcccCCTGTGCCGCAATGGGCCATGAGACCTCCTCACCACATGGCACACAATGAGGAGGACCAGAGAAAGTCCTACATGGAGTTAGGAAGCAGTACTATGCAACATtcgcagcaacagcagcagagaATAAATCCGCCTCCTCCGCCAACGACTGCACCTTCAGTTagtcagcaacagcagcagccacaGCAACAACCTGACAGCCAAGGCTCAACCCGGGGAGAGAGCAGTGCCATGAAAAGCTTACTCAAGTATAGCAACCAGCAGCAGCCACAGCTCCTTTCTCAGAAAACCCCCTTCGGTGGTCTCGGGAGCCTGAAATCGGGGCCTGCGGGGGGGAGCTGCGCCCTTCAGATTAACAAACAGACTCTTCCATCAAGGAAGGGCCCAGTCAGCGACAATGAGCGTCCCGATTACAGTGGACGACATCGGGACATCGGTGAAGCGGGCCACGGGGAAGGCGAGGTGCGGCAACCCCCGGTTGGTATTGCGGTCGCCGTGGCAAGACAAAGGGAACCGTCATGTCATTTGTCAGACGGCCATTCCAGCAGCAGACATGGCAGAGTGCCGCCCACCGTGAAAG GACCAGCCCATACCATGTATCCCTCAGATCCAACTACGGAGCAGGAgagaaaaatgatgagcggggaACAGATAGGTCTGACGTGTTTGAACAGGGATCGAGACGCATATCTCAG AGATAATAAGGAAAGGGTGGAGTTTTCCAGGATTCATCCCTCCAACAGCTGCCACGGGGACCTCACGTCTCATCTCATGGTCCCAGGCGGGACTTCCCTCCAATCTGGCCAATTAGCAGACCCTGCTGCACATTCTGCTCACCACCATTGGATGCCAAGAACTGGAAGCCCATCCCTTTGGATGACAGGACACTCTTATG GTATAGGTCATACTGCCCTGCACCAGAATCTTCCCCCTGGTTTCTCCGCAGCCATGCCAGGCCCTCTTCAACCAGTCCTGCCTTTGCCTCAGGATCCCTCTGCTCAGTTGGTGGTCCTACCCACGGATGCCCCTACTCATCCGGCATCCCACCACCTCG ATGTGATGGAACAGCAAGGACTTTGGCCCCCAGTGTACGGCGCCCGGGGCCCAGCCTCCCACATGCAGCATCCCACAGTATACTCTCGATCCCAGTTTCTACGGCAACAGGAGCTTTACGCTCTCCAGCAGCATCAACAGCTTCAGCATCAGCACCAAAGCCACCAGTCGCAGCAAGCGCACGCGCAGCCTCATCaaccacagcagcagcagcaacaacacaaAGCTGTGCATGGCATGGACATGCAACACCAAGCCCCTCATAATCAG AAAAGGGGCGTTGAACCCTCTGTTGACCTGGAGGAACTTCTCCCAAAACCAAGGACATCAAAACCATCCAAGCCCTACTCCTATAACCCTCTCCAAAGAAACACCTCCCCTGCTGGAGCCTGCACTGCTCTCTTGTCCCCTTGCTGCCAGTCCCCTTCAATGCACCCGCATTCCAAAAGCACTCCCGCAACACCGTGCCGGGCTCCCAGCCCAGCTGTTACGGCCCCCCACTCACCTACCATGAGTCCGGCCCGATCCCAGATGCCCAAAGAGGCCGATCCCCAGGTTAAGCGAGGGGAGGGCCAGCCCCCACAAAACTATCCAGAATCTTTGGAGCCTG ACTTGCCTCCTGGATACACATACTCTGCTGTCACGATTGGCTACAGGAACGGGCCTTCTCCCCAGAACATTCAGCTTGCAGAACCAGCCGACCTGGAAGCAATCCAATCTGAGCCTTCGGAGCATGCCCCGCAGACTCTTTCTAGCCTTGGGGAGGGGCTTGACTGCCAAGCGGTGGTCAGGCCTCTCTCTGAGCCACTTGAACCTAAGGAAGTGGATCAGGGAGATCAGGGGGGCATCCTTGAGCGAGTCCTGGACCaaagagaggaggtggagggcGCAGCGGTTACAGTAGCCAACTATGTATCAAGGGAGAACGAGGCGGAGACGCAGGGGGCTTCCGAGGAAGAGGTGCTCGTCTGCCCCCCTGCTGACAGCCCGCTGTGCGAGGCTGCTTCCTGTCCAGTGGTGCCCCTGTGCACGGATCAAGCAGAAAGGGCAGAGACTGTCATCACCTTGGAGGACGATGAGCCTATGAGTGAGGAGACCCAGGTGGAGCCTGCTATGTCAGAAGAGCACACACCCGGCCCGGGCACCATCGTGGAGCTTAACACTACGACCCCGGCAGCCCCGCTGGAGCAATGCGTGGAAGAAATCAAGGACTGCAAGCAGAAGCAGCAAGGGAACATGCTGGCGGCTGACAAGGCCCCCTTGGAGATGGCATGTCTTTCCCCTGCAGCGGCGTCCGTCCCCAGCCCAAGCCAGGCGACGTCTACTGAATCCCACAAACCTCTTGTGCCGTGCTACTGGAGCCTTGAGCTGCTAATCGCTGCTGCTTTCTGTACAGACGTCCCCCCGTTCCCCTTGCTTCCTTTCAACTCTACACCGGCGATCCCGTCACAGAGCAACCCATGTCAGGGAATGGAGCTGCTCAGTGAGGTGGCCGACCTGGAGCTACAACAGAAGAGACACCGCAGTGGGGAAAGCAGAG AGGAGGAGTTGTTGATGTTTGACCTCCACAGCCTGGCAACTCTAGCGACAGCCCGATTACTGGAGACGAGTCCACGGGCAGGCAACGCTACGTGTTCGGGTCGACAGTTCCCAGTTCGCAAGACCTTCAACTTGCGAAGGAAATGTAGCTGGACGCCACGCAATGAACCA GTGTGCCAAACCAAAGGCAGCATGGAAACGATAGACGGTCCCGAGCTTGAGATGCGTGTCAAGTTGGCCGAGCTTCAACGTCACtataaagagaagcagagggAGCTAGCCAAACTCCAGAGGAAACACGATCATCA AAAAGAGGAAACGCCACGTAGCCCAGCACGAAGAGGACCGGGACGACCCAGGAAGAAGAAGCCCATCCTCACAACGAGCTCAGTGTCATCCGAGGGCCAAAGAAAAGTCAA GCCGATGGTGACGGGGCATTCCCTGACGCCTGAGGAGCTCGGAGGGGGAGGAGACAGCCAGAGAAGGAAGAAGAGGCTGTCTTGTCGAGCCTTTGAACAACTTGGAAGCACACAG CAGATAAAAGCGCAAGGTTGCAAAAAAGGTGGTCCTCAAAGTGTTCTGGGCTCAAAGTTGGCTGCCGATGTGGCACAGCTCAAACAGAAAAGCCAGGCGAAAAAGAGTCTCTCAGGGGTGCGCTACAGGGACAAGGAGGTTTCACCGTGCAACTCAAAGCATGGACACCGGAGCCAGGGAGACAGACGAGAGTCTGGGGGACACAGTGACACAG CAGCAAGTGTGGACAGTTGTCCTCAGGAGAGCTGGGCTGGGGAAGGGCACCGCGGATCTAAAAAAGAGACACATGGTTCTGCTCATCGTAGCAAGACCAGAGTGAGGGTTCACCGTGGACAAAGACGGGAGTCACTGGGAGACAGTTCAAATCCTGAAAGTGACTCCTCGGAACAAG gagaggaagaggaggaaggcagTAATGATAGTGATGAAGGTCAAGACCTAAGAGTACAACCGCCAAGAGATGTGACTTCTTGTTCCTCTGTGACCGGTCCAAGTCCTTCGTCCATTGTAAAACTGGAGGCCAATCAGAAAGCCAGGAACAAAAAACAGAGACAGGAGCTTTATG GCTCCCATACTCTTTCGGGCACGGAAGGTGAGGTCAAAGTACGAAAGAAGAACCCCGGTAGACTGAGCCCGGCCAGTGCAGTCAAAACCCACTTTGAGGACCACAACGCAAGGGGGGTTGGTGGACCGCGAGCTCCCAGGCCCAAGGAGCCTCGGTGGGGAAGCCACAGCAACCGGGGCAACCGTTTCCGACGTAGCATAGGGCTGCCAACGTTTCCAACAACGAGCGAGAGGTTAAAGAGGGCCACGCGGAAAAGTACCATCTTGAGTGGAACAATCAAG CGGAGAAATAGCTGGGCCCCGGTGTCAAAGACTGAGGACGGAAGCAGAGGCAGAAGAGCCAAAGAGCATCAG ACAAAAGGCCGAGCAGTCAGTCGACTGTTGGAAAGTTTTGCGGCCGATGAGGGCTTTCAGATGAATAGCAGCAGCTTCTCGGAagaggacgacgacgaggacAACAGTGATTCGGGTAAAAAGAACCCCGAAG TTGCAGTTCCTAATTGTGTCTTGACGAAAGAACTCTTAACGGATGGACTGAAGATTCTGGTCTCAAAGGGAGATGAGCTTCTTTATGCTGCCAGGATCCACACTATGGATTTCCCAGATAT ATTTAGTGTCACAATTGACGGGGAAAGGGGAAACCGGGCAAAGATCTATTCATTGGAGCAACTGCTTCGGGAAGCT GTCCTTGACGTCCGCCCCGAGTCAGAAGCTATGCTAGGTGAAGGAACCAGGGTGTGCGCTTACTGGAGTGAACGTTCACGGTGCTTGTACCCAGGCTATGTTCGCAGAG GGATTTCAACCGATGAGGCGAGGCCAGGAGTAATGGTAGAGTTTGACGACGGGGACCGAGGGAAGATTTCTGTACCAAACATCCGCCTCCTACCGCCGGGATATCAAATACGCT GTGAGGAGACATCTCCTGCTGCGTATGGACCCAGCTCGAGTCAGGTCAAGAAAAGCTCCAGTTTCAATAATACAGCCAATGACAAATTCAACACTGTCAGTATGGTCAAAAGCAACCAACCGCTAACTCTCCCAAAAAGAAGACCAG GGAGACCAAAGGGAtctgggaaaaaacaaaagcaacagcTGGCTGAAAATGCCAATAAAAATTCTTCCCTCTTTGTGGCATGGCCTTCATTGACGAGCACCAGGAAGAGGACGTCCCACAATCTATTTCAGCTCAATGGGACACAGAGAAAGGCCTTGAGATTGAGGGAGGATGACTCATTTGCCTTGACTCCCATCCAACCGCTTGCCTCCACCCAATCCAAAGGGCTTTTCAGCAGTAGCTCCTTTGAGGTGGACTCCTTTAGCAGCATTGCAAATGGCTACTCCTCTTTCTGTACCAAGTCCACAGGATCACGTCCATATTCATCTGTCGGTCCAAAAAGTGGGATTTACGGACAGAAACGCAGACCAGACGAATTGGTTGCACCCAGGGTGAAGAAGTCTAGTCAGGAGTTTCTGGTCAAATTAGATCACGAAGGAGTAACTTCCCCAAAGACCAAGAACAGCAAGGCTCTGTTGCTGCGAGGCGGCTCTTCCAGTCTGAGTGGAATGCCCAAGACGCAGGGTTACTCACATCCGGTCCTTCTTGTTAAAGACAACAAAAAGGGTGACAACTCGAGGGTAGAACTTCTCCTGAAAGGAACAACGCCCCAAAGAAAGCCTCCATTGCTTCTAGGAGAATATGGAGACTTGGGCTTCAGTTCGCACCGAGAGTGTCATAGCTCCTACTCTGATAtggatgatgaagaggaggaagagcaagagaggaaaAGGGCTGCACTTAGATTAGCTTCAGGGGGTCTAAGGACAGGTGGACATTTTCTCTCTCATCTTGCAGTTTCATCCTCATCTTCTGGTTCATCCAGCTCCTCTTCATCAGGCTCAATATCAAGTTCCAGCTTATGTTCCTCTGACAACGACTCGTCCTACAGCTCAGAGGATGAGGAAAGTTCGACACTAATGCTACAGAACTGCCTGTCTTCTCACAGAGGACTCCTCCAACCCAGTGGAGCCTCCACGTCCTCACGGCAACATTCGTTTGTGGCCAAAGCGTTGGCTGTTTCTAATACCAAAGGACCGCTTGATGAACACGTCTCCAACAGTAAATCTCTTAAGAGGAAAGACTGCGACAGTTCCATCTCTAAGTCATCGAGAGAATTTGTCAAGAAACCAAGAATGCTACCAGATGACATTTCATGTATACCGAGGCCCAAGATGTCCACATTCCTTGCGAGACGCCAGATGTGGAGATGGTCTGGCAGCCCGACACAG AGGCGGGGCTTAAAAGGTAAGGCTAAGAAGCTTTTCTACAAGGGCATCGTGAGAGGAAAGGAAGCAGTGAAAGTGGGAGACTGTGCCGTGTTCCTCTCAGCTGGGCGCCCTAACCTACCATACATTGGTAAAATTGAAAACTTCTGGGAGTCTTGGACATCTAGCATGGTAGTCAAAGTTAAGTGGTTCTACCACCCTGAAGAGACCAAACAAGGAAAAAGGCAGCGAGACGGCAAG CATGCCCTGTACCAGTCATGTCATGAGGATGAAAATGATGTCCAGACAATCTCTCATAAGTGCCAGGTCGTTAGTCAAGAGGAATATGAGAGTCTGACACGCAATCAGAAGCCGAACAGTACCGTGCCAGATTTGTATTACCTGGCCGGGACTTATGACCCCACCACTGGTCAGCTGGTCACTGCTGAAGGGGTTTCGATCTTGTGCTGA